Within Saccharomonospora cyanea NA-134, the genomic segment CTACCCCGACCCGTTGTCACCCGAGGCCGCCGCGCGCCGCAGCGGCCTGCCGGAGGTGACGCCCGCCGACGTGGCCGCTGCCGCTTCCCGGCTGCACGAGGACCACGAGCTGGTGCTTGTGGAGGGCGCGGGAGGTCTGCTCGTCCGCTTCGACGCGTCGGGAGGAACGCTCGCCGACGCGGCGTGGGCGCTCGGAGCTCCCGTGCTCGTCGTCGCGGAGGCGGGCCTCGGCACTCTCAACGCCACGGCGTTGACCGCGGAGGTCGCCACGCGCCGGGGGCTCGACGTGCTCGGCGTCGTGATCGGCGCCTGGCCGTCCGACCCGGACCTCGCGGCCCGTTCCAACACCGCCGATCTTCCGGTGGCCGCTGCCGCGCCGCTGCTCGGCGCGTTGCCGGAGGGACTGGCGTCGGCGAGCAGGCAGGAATTCCTCGACGAGGCCCGCCGTGGGCTGGCACCGTGGTTGGGCGGCACGTTCGACCCCGACCGGTTCACCCGTGCCGTGGCCGCGGCGGGGAGATGACGGCAACGTGACGTGCGTCGCTGTGCCATCTCGGCCCCGTCCGTCAGACTCGTGACCACATCCAGCAAGCCGAAGGAGATGCCGTGACGGCCGCAGCCACGGGGGCGGAGATCCTCACCACCGCGCGTCAGAAGGTGCTGGAGGAGGGCAC encodes:
- the bioD gene encoding dethiobiotin synthase, whose product is MTVLVISGTGTGVGKTVVTAAVAALAADDGRSVAVLKPAQTGVVAGEPGDLADVRRLAGDVTTCELRRYPDPLSPEAAARRSGLPEVTPADVAAAASRLHEDHELVLVEGAGGLLVRFDASGGTLADAAWALGAPVLVVAEAGLGTLNATALTAEVATRRGLDVLGVVIGAWPSDPDLAARSNTADLPVAAAAPLLGALPEGLASASRQEFLDEARRGLAPWLGGTFDPDRFTRAVAAAGR